A single Thermoanaerobacterium sp. RBIITD DNA region contains:
- a CDS encoding MBL fold metallo-hydrolase: MKIRYFGHSCFKITTDSGVSIVTDPFDKTVGYPLPETDADIVISTHSHYDHNYFKAIKGNFDIINTPGEHNVKGIHIKGVNTFHDDEHGAKRGKNIVFIMDVDGIKVCHAGDLGHLLTDEMISEIKPIDILMIPVGGFFTIDDRQAVKVIDSLKPKLTIAMHFRTLAVDMPIETVDNFLKMTCGEKIQSNEIDVKKNDLEGKPKVIALNYE; the protein is encoded by the coding sequence ATGAAAATAAGATATTTCGGACATTCCTGTTTCAAGATAACGACAGACAGCGGTGTTTCTATTGTTACAGATCCGTTTGACAAGACTGTTGGCTATCCTTTGCCTGAGACTGATGCGGATATTGTAATATCTACACATTCACATTATGACCACAATTATTTCAAAGCGATAAAGGGAAACTTTGATATAATAAATACACCTGGTGAACATAATGTAAAAGGGATTCACATAAAGGGTGTAAATACCTTTCATGATGATGAACACGGTGCAAAAAGAGGCAAAAATATTGTCTTTATTATGGATGTAGATGGCATAAAAGTATGCCATGCTGGTGACCTTGGACATTTACTTACAGATGAAATGATATCGGAAATAAAACCTATTGATATATTAATGATACCTGTTGGAGGTTTTTTTACAATCGATGATAGACAGGCTGTAAAAGTTATTGATTCACTAAAACCAAAACTTACAATTGCCATGCATTTTAGGACACTTGCTGTTGATATGCCTATTGAAACTGTTGATAACTTTTTGAAAATGACATGTGGTGAGAAAATCCAATCTAATGAAATTGATGTTAAAAAGAATGATTTAGAGGGAAAACCAAAAGTTATCGCATTGAATTATGAATAA
- a CDS encoding DUF1934 domain-containing protein has translation MRKAVITVKGTQKNAQNELDTIELITEGGFLRKGDYYYIKYDESEISGMDGTTTTLKISEDVVVLMRFGSNQSKMVFEKDKRHESNYVTPYGNVLLGIKPHVIDVKLNENGGELKLKYALDLNENVISDNELHLTVREVN, from the coding sequence TTGAGAAAAGCTGTAATAACAGTAAAAGGAACACAGAAAAATGCACAGAATGAGCTTGATACGATTGAGCTTATTACAGAAGGTGGTTTTTTAAGAAAAGGTGATTATTACTATATAAAATATGACGAGTCGGAAATATCTGGAATGGATGGGACGACTACGACATTAAAAATAAGTGAAGATGTTGTTGTACTCATGAGATTTGGCTCAAATCAATCAAAAATGGTATTTGAAAAGGACAAAAGACACGAGTCGAATTATGTTACACCATATGGCAATGTATTACTCGGCATAAAGCCACATGTTATAGATGTAAAACTTAATGAAAATGGCGGTGAATTGAAATTAAAATATGCTCTTGATTTAAATGAAAATGTAATAAGCGACAATGAATTGCATTTAACAGTTCGGGAGGTTAATTAA
- a CDS encoding ABC transporter ATP-binding protein, with translation MKAVRIEGLTKRFGDLVALDNINLEIEEGEIYGFLGPNGAGKSTAINIICGLLKIDKGNVYVLEKEIRKDPDFTKRNIGIVPQDIAIYGDLSAYENVSFFASLYGLKGRELRENVEMALKFVGLDDKAKWIANKFSGGMKRRLNIACAIAHRPKIIIMDEPTVGIDPQSRNHILESVRRLNEMGSTIIYTSHYMEEVEAICTKISIIDHGKIIAEGTKEELKSIITDTNTTMITVGSVTNIDENKLKNISGVRSIDIDENVVKIISSRDVNNLDKMILYFTSNHIPIKNVETQTPDLETVFLTLTGRKLRD, from the coding sequence ATGAAAGCCGTAAGAATTGAAGGATTGACTAAAAGATTTGGAGATCTAGTGGCACTTGACAACATAAACCTAGAGATCGAAGAAGGGGAGATATATGGATTTTTAGGGCCTAACGGCGCAGGTAAAAGCACAGCTATAAATATTATCTGTGGGCTTTTAAAAATAGACAAAGGAAATGTATATGTACTTGAAAAAGAAATAAGGAAAGATCCCGATTTTACAAAGAGAAATATCGGTATAGTTCCACAGGACATAGCAATATATGGAGATTTATCCGCATATGAAAATGTGAGCTTTTTTGCAAGCTTATACGGTTTAAAAGGGAGAGAGCTAAGGGAAAATGTTGAGATGGCATTAAAATTTGTTGGACTCGACGACAAAGCAAAGTGGATTGCAAATAAATTTTCCGGTGGAATGAAAAGAAGGCTTAATATAGCATGTGCAATAGCTCATAGGCCAAAGATTATCATTATGGATGAGCCGACAGTAGGCATAGATCCGCAGTCTAGAAACCATATTTTAGAATCTGTAAGAAGGCTTAACGAGATGGGAAGTACAATAATATACACAAGTCATTACATGGAAGAAGTCGAAGCTATATGTACAAAAATATCGATAATAGATCATGGCAAGATAATTGCAGAAGGCACGAAGGAAGAACTTAAGTCCATTATTACAGATACAAATACAACGATGATTACGGTTGGTTCAGTGACAAATATTGACGAAAACAAGCTTAAAAATATAAGTGGTGTAAGAAGCATTGATATTGATGAAAATGTGGTGAAAATAATAAGTTCAAGAGATGTAAACAACCTGGATAAAATGATTTTATATTTCACATCAAATCATATACCGATTAAAAATGTGGAAACTCAGACACCTGATTTAGAGACAGTATTCCTCACGCTGACAGGTAGGAAATTAAGGGATTAG
- a CDS encoding ABC transporter permease: MRNMLLLIKNTLKLIFRKKSNIIFILLSITIPLIFLSFSFADNAQLRIGIVNKDNGSLSMDMIKSLQNSEKYKIITLTKRNLNNTVAKGDVDCAIVIPEEFSNSIIADNVPKLQIVSIKGQEATLLIQNYINLYMKNIKDISKASNGNKDMFYKMYDKYRKSTFTLNEFSIKDKSRSNNATMRSIGFFIMFLMMGTSSISDLMLQEKRDKTFYRICAAPLKSRTYVFSNFIVNAAVTLFQIILIMTFLIIFLKLPIDKSLIEMFVVLSIFGLTSIGLSMLITAFSDSTMQSSNLSTLIITPTCMLGGVFWPIDFMPKALQKISNFVPQKWAVDAIMKIEESSNPNLLINIGILIAFTLAFLLIATYKIKISEKVADFV; the protein is encoded by the coding sequence ATGAGGAATATGCTATTGTTGATAAAGAATACTTTAAAATTGATATTTAGAAAGAAAAGCAATATAATTTTTATTCTTTTGTCAATTACCATTCCACTTATATTCTTATCATTCAGCTTTGCAGATAATGCACAACTTAGAATTGGCATCGTAAATAAGGATAATGGTTCGTTATCTATGGATATGATAAAATCACTTCAGAATTCAGAAAAATACAAGATTATTACATTAACTAAGAGAAACCTAAATAATACCGTTGCAAAAGGTGATGTTGATTGTGCAATAGTTATACCAGAAGAATTTAGCAACAGTATAATCGCTGATAATGTACCTAAGCTACAAATTGTTTCTATAAAAGGTCAGGAAGCGACGTTATTGATACAGAATTATATAAATTTATATATGAAAAATATTAAAGACATATCGAAGGCTTCTAATGGCAATAAAGACATGTTTTATAAAATGTATGATAAATATAGAAAAAGTACTTTTACACTGAATGAATTTAGCATAAAAGATAAAAGCAGAAGTAATAATGCAACAATGCGTAGCATCGGATTTTTTATAATGTTTTTGATGATGGGAACAAGTAGTATATCAGATCTTATGCTACAGGAAAAGAGAGATAAAACATTTTATAGAATATGTGCTGCTCCACTAAAATCTCGTACGTATGTATTTAGCAATTTCATCGTAAACGCAGCAGTAACTTTGTTTCAGATAATATTGATTATGACTTTCTTGATTATATTTTTGAAATTGCCTATAGATAAATCACTTATCGAAATGTTTGTGGTTTTATCCATATTTGGGCTGACATCTATAGGGCTCAGTATGCTTATTACTGCCTTTTCTGATTCGACAATGCAATCTAGCAATTTGTCGACATTAATAATTACGCCTACATGTATGCTTGGAGGTGTGTTTTGGCCTATTGACTTCATGCCTAAAGCACTTCAGAAAATATCAAATTTTGTTCCACAAAAATGGGCGGTCGATGCAATAATGAAAATTGAAGAAAGCTCAAATCCAAATTTATTGATAAACATTGGAATATTAATAGCTTTTACATTGGCATTTCTTCTAATCGCAACATATAAAATAAAAATATCAGAAAAGGTAGCTGATTTTGTATAG
- a CDS encoding small, acid-soluble spore protein, alpha/beta type, producing the protein MSDDLKMELAKELGVYDTVKTEGWGSVSSRNCGNLVRLAIEKAEKSMVQNRNL; encoded by the coding sequence ATGTCCGACGACTTAAAGATGGAGTTGGCAAAAGAGCTTGGCGTTTACGATACAGTAAAGACTGAAGGTTGGGGAAGTGTATCATCTCGAAATTGTGGCAATCTCGTTAGGCTCGCTATAGAGAAAGCTGAAAAGAGCATGGTGCAAAATAGAAACTTATAA
- the argS gene encoding arginine--tRNA ligase, protein MNNIVQKVKDEITKIVTESINKAIKEGFLSIEKIPDIEIEEPKEKQHGDLAINTAMIMAKSAKMPPRKIAEKIKDGIDLNGTFINKVDVAGPGFMNFYLNENYLIEALKLIIEKGSEYGRVNIGNGKKVQVEFVSANPTGPMHMGNARGGALGDALSSILDCAGYNVTKEFYINDAGNQIEKFGLSLEARYLELLGEHAEIPEGGYHGDDIIERAKEFLNLYGDKYKDVPAEERRRALTEYGLNKNIEKLKEDLHAYGIEYDVWFSEKSLHQSGEVNSIINELKEKGYTYEKDGALWFKETLFGAEKDDVLVRANGYPTYLASDIAYHKNKFLTRGFDWVIDIWGADHHGHVAPMKGAMEALGINPDKLDVLLMQLVRLMKSGEVVRMSKRTGKMVTLRDLIDEVGKDAARFFFNMRSADSAVDFDMDLAVEQSNENPVFYVQYAHARICSIIRQLEEDGIEIEDSINADLSLLKDETEIDLIKKLAYLPEEITIAAKTIAPHRITRYILDVASLFHSFYNSCRVRGTDENLMKARIALIVATKTVIKNVLDMLKITAPEKM, encoded by the coding sequence ATGAATAATATTGTACAAAAGGTGAAAGATGAGATAACAAAGATTGTGACAGAATCAATAAATAAGGCAATAAAAGAAGGATTTCTATCAATAGAAAAAATACCGGATATAGAGATAGAAGAGCCAAAAGAAAAGCAACATGGAGATCTTGCTATAAATACAGCTATGATAATGGCTAAGTCAGCCAAGATGCCACCGAGGAAGATAGCAGAGAAAATCAAAGATGGTATTGACTTGAATGGAACGTTTATAAATAAGGTGGATGTCGCGGGGCCGGGATTTATGAATTTCTATTTAAATGAAAATTACCTTATAGAAGCACTAAAGCTTATCATTGAAAAAGGCAGTGAGTATGGCCGAGTAAATATAGGAAATGGGAAGAAAGTACAGGTGGAATTCGTTTCAGCAAATCCGACAGGGCCTATGCATATGGGCAATGCGAGGGGCGGTGCACTCGGCGATGCACTTTCATCAATACTGGATTGCGCTGGATACAATGTAACTAAGGAATTTTACATAAATGATGCAGGTAATCAAATAGAAAAATTTGGTTTATCCCTTGAAGCAAGATATTTAGAACTACTCGGTGAACATGCAGAAATACCTGAAGGAGGATATCATGGCGATGATATTATTGAAAGAGCTAAGGAATTTTTAAACTTATATGGTGATAAATATAAAGATGTTCCAGCAGAAGAAAGAAGGAGAGCACTGACAGAATACGGACTTAATAAGAATATAGAAAAACTTAAAGAGGATTTACATGCATATGGCATAGAATACGACGTATGGTTTTCGGAGAAGTCCTTACATCAAAGTGGTGAAGTGAATTCTATAATAAATGAACTTAAAGAAAAAGGTTATACGTATGAAAAAGATGGAGCTTTATGGTTTAAAGAGACCTTGTTTGGCGCGGAAAAGGATGATGTTTTAGTACGTGCAAATGGGTATCCCACATATCTGGCCTCAGATATTGCATATCATAAAAATAAATTTTTGACGCGTGGCTTTGACTGGGTCATAGATATATGGGGAGCTGACCACCATGGACATGTTGCACCAATGAAAGGCGCTATGGAAGCTCTCGGTATAAATCCGGACAAGCTTGATGTTTTGCTTATGCAGCTTGTAAGGCTTATGAAAAGCGGAGAAGTTGTAAGGATGTCCAAAAGAACAGGTAAAATGGTGACATTAAGGGATTTAATTGACGAAGTCGGCAAAGATGCGGCACGATTTTTCTTCAATATGCGTTCTGCCGACAGTGCAGTTGATTTTGATATGGACTTGGCGGTTGAACAGTCGAATGAAAACCCAGTATTCTACGTACAATATGCCCATGCCAGGATATGCTCTATCATAAGGCAGCTTGAAGAGGATGGTATAGAAATAGAAGATTCCATTAATGCAGACTTAAGTCTACTTAAAGATGAAACAGAAATTGATTTAATCAAAAAGCTTGCATATTTGCCGGAGGAGATTACAATAGCCGCTAAAACAATAGCACCGCATCGAATAACGAGATACATCCTTGATGTAGCGTCACTATTTCATTCTTTTTATAATAGCTGCAGGGTAAGAGGTACTGATGAAAATCTTATGAAGGCAAGGATTGCACTTATAGTCGCAACAAAGACAGTTATAAAAAATGTTCTTGATATGTTAAAAATAACTGCACCGGAAAAAATGTAA
- a CDS encoding ABC transporter permease — protein sequence MRILKIMFKEMKGNLRDKKAMAMMVLFPIVLITILGFAFSNIFNSNYTISGINVIYTDNGNKEISTGFQNFIKNSKEIEIKFDEIKNIDQGINDIKNAKYTGYIVLKDNNITLYKNDRNFLDTNIVESILKAFIDRFNVISVIAKENPAIIQKIATDDNYNFTDIVSLNRNKQPSSNDYYSVTMLTLIILYGSISGVYSIGEERTKKTGDRVLMSPVRKYEILTGKLLGVSFAVLLQSILVFIFSKYILGANWGTDIFTIFLIIISEIIFSISIGICLGFLIKNTNAASGVINVVIPFIAFLGGAYFPINETGSIVLMKLADISPIKWTNTSIFQVIFANNYGDVSIALMINIICAAVFIALSAYFFRKEAF from the coding sequence ATGAGAATACTTAAAATTATGTTTAAAGAGATGAAAGGAAATCTGAGGGATAAAAAAGCAATGGCAATGATGGTACTGTTTCCAATAGTGCTTATAACAATATTAGGCTTTGCTTTTTCTAATATATTTAACAGCAATTACACTATAAGCGGTATCAATGTAATTTATACAGATAATGGAAACAAAGAAATATCAACCGGATTCCAAAATTTTATAAAAAACAGCAAGGAAATTGAAATAAAATTTGATGAGATAAAAAATATAGATCAAGGAATAAATGATATAAAAAATGCGAAATATACAGGTTATATTGTTTTAAAAGATAATAATATTACACTCTATAAAAATGATAGAAATTTTTTAGATACTAATATTGTTGAAAGCATTTTAAAAGCTTTTATAGACAGATTTAATGTAATTTCGGTTATTGCCAAAGAAAATCCGGCGATAATTCAAAAAATAGCCACAGATGATAATTATAATTTTACCGACATAGTGTCACTAAATAGGAATAAGCAGCCATCATCAAATGACTATTATTCTGTAACAATGTTAACACTTATTATACTTTATGGTTCTATAAGCGGTGTTTATTCTATAGGTGAAGAGAGAACAAAAAAAACAGGTGATAGGGTACTAATGAGCCCCGTAAGAAAATATGAGATATTAACAGGCAAACTTCTTGGAGTTTCATTTGCCGTACTTTTACAATCAATTCTGGTATTTATATTCAGCAAATACATCCTTGGAGCAAATTGGGGTACAGATATATTTACAATCTTCTTAATAATAATAAGTGAAATAATTTTTTCAATAAGTATCGGGATTTGCTTAGGCTTTTTAATTAAAAATACCAATGCAGCGTCAGGAGTAATCAACGTGGTAATTCCTTTTATAGCATTTCTTGGCGGTGCATATTTTCCTATAAACGAAACAGGAAGCATTGTATTGATGAAGTTAGCTGATATATCTCCTATCAAGTGGACAAATACATCTATATTTCAGGTGATATTTGCTAATAATTACGGCGATGTATCAATTGCATTAATGATTAACATAATATGTGCAGCAGTTTTTATAGCGCTATCAGCCTATTTTTTTAGAAAGGAGGCATTTTAA
- the ypeB gene encoding germination protein YpeB, with the protein MKRISTVVMLLLLLVVGAWGYNQYLQKVSYHRYLQAQYDRSFYQLVNNVENIETSTGKLMVSSQENTTIPILSDIWRQAFSGQENLGQLPIGQPEIENTSKFLSQIGDYSFSLSKKVADGNKLSDKDLKTLAELHNYAVYLGKNLQDLRRKIQGGYELGNLRKKGTQKMSEIDSKIMNVNMNTVNQQMSNYPTLIYDGPFSESQAKLTPRGLTGSDVSYDYAVSIAKKFVAKPVDGANKYSPNNGKINSYGIELKTPQRGPSIYINVSKKGGHVLWLMDQRAVTKVNISETQALNYALKYLKNREFNNMENTYSIKANGTVQFNFTPVQDGVRIYPDIVKVKVALDNGDIVGFDATSYYMSHVNRTIEKPKLTETEAQNKVSKNLKVESVKLCIIPLEGGKEVLAYEFKGTYSGDTFYVYINAQNGVEEKILKVIKTNQGNLTM; encoded by the coding sequence ATGAAGCGAATATCTACAGTTGTAATGCTGTTACTTCTTTTAGTTGTAGGTGCTTGGGGTTACAACCAATACTTGCAGAAAGTTTCTTATCATAGGTATCTTCAAGCACAATATGATAGGTCTTTTTACCAGCTTGTCAATAATGTTGAGAATATTGAGACATCGACAGGAAAACTAATGGTATCATCTCAGGAAAATACTACAATACCTATATTGAGCGACATATGGAGACAGGCCTTTTCGGGACAGGAGAATTTAGGCCAGCTTCCGATTGGACAGCCTGAGATAGAGAATACATCGAAGTTTTTATCACAGATAGGAGATTACTCGTTTAGCCTTTCAAAAAAAGTTGCAGACGGAAATAAACTATCTGATAAGGACCTTAAAACATTAGCAGAGCTTCACAATTATGCAGTATATTTAGGAAAGAACCTCCAGGACCTAAGGAGAAAGATACAAGGAGGGTATGAACTAGGTAATCTCAGAAAAAAAGGCACACAAAAGATGAGTGAAATAGATAGTAAGATAATGAATGTAAATATGAATACCGTAAATCAGCAGATGTCAAATTATCCGACATTGATATATGATGGGCCTTTTTCAGAAAGTCAGGCAAAATTAACACCAAGAGGCCTAACAGGAAGCGATGTATCATATGATTATGCGGTATCTATAGCAAAAAAATTCGTAGCAAAACCAGTGGATGGGGCAAATAAATACAGCCCTAACAATGGAAAAATAAATTCCTATGGGATAGAGCTAAAAACACCACAAAGAGGACCTTCGATATATATAAATGTCAGCAAAAAAGGTGGGCATGTCCTTTGGTTAATGGACCAAAGAGCAGTAACAAAGGTTAATATATCAGAGACGCAAGCACTCAATTATGCATTAAAATATTTGAAAAACAGGGAGTTTAACAATATGGAAAATACATATTCAATAAAAGCAAATGGAACAGTGCAGTTTAATTTTACTCCGGTACAGGATGGTGTTAGAATATATCCGGATATTGTAAAAGTAAAAGTAGCCCTTGATAATGGCGATATAGTTGGATTTGATGCAACGTCATACTATATGTCACATGTCAATAGAACAATTGAAAAACCAAAACTTACCGAAACTGAAGCACAGAATAAAGTAAGTAAGAATTTGAAAGTCGAAAGTGTCAAGCTTTGCATAATACCACTTGAAGGCGGAAAAGAAGTATTGGCATATGAATTTAAAGGTACCTATAGCGGTGACACATTTTATGTATATATAAATGCACAAAATGGTGTAGAAGAAAAGATCTTAAAAGTAATCAAAACAAATCAAGGCAATCTGACAATGTAA
- a CDS encoding DNA mismatch repair protein MutS gives MLGTEMILEILYIVLIGGGLLLGFQVNHLYFLLPIVGIAIVLIINKIKKDTEQEKAKREIKEKWGKDHKEKRNFDFIEKLYRALLKEENCENIDDTTWRDLDMDFVYEKLDHTMSSPGQQYLYYLLRHLIHDEVELKNRSTMIEEFMKNKDYAELLQVHLKRIGKEQSVDIVRYLLEGMKIVNNPLPLYQILTLLVILSPVIIYFGHGFGVLLLIALVMINGMVYSNTKSKIFEEMMVFENISKLLRCVNEIIKEDGDNPTFDFSKLKELYDKVKNIYRNVGSIEFLEKAAAGGDSTGILSFLNMLLLIEVRSFYKSIDLMNKYKGELLDLYIELGKIDAYIALASYKDSLKYYTKPSLSKKKPYFLRALDLYHPLLSDPVPNSIEVSARGILLTGSNASGKSTFLKTIGINAIFAQTFNTVLAKEYSSSYFNVMTSIGTLDNIIGGDSYFMVEAKSLKRIIDTLNDDVTVLCILDEIFRGTNTIERISAASEVLHYMIKKNCFVVAATHDLELTSLVEDYYDNYHFEENVDDNDVKFNYLLQKGPSRSRNAIKILKLLGYPEEIYKNAMDRANEIL, from the coding sequence ATGTTAGGAACTGAAATGATATTGGAAATATTGTATATTGTTTTGATTGGCGGAGGTTTGTTACTAGGCTTTCAAGTAAATCATCTTTATTTCTTGTTGCCAATTGTAGGTATTGCCATAGTTTTAATTATCAACAAAATTAAGAAAGATACTGAACAAGAAAAAGCAAAGAGAGAAATCAAAGAAAAATGGGGCAAAGACCATAAGGAAAAAAGAAATTTTGATTTTATTGAGAAGCTTTATAGAGCTCTTTTAAAGGAAGAGAATTGTGAAAATATCGATGATACCACATGGCGAGACCTCGATATGGATTTTGTATATGAGAAGCTTGACCATACAATGTCAAGTCCCGGTCAACAATATTTATATTATCTTCTAAGACATCTAATTCACGATGAGGTAGAATTAAAAAATAGAAGTACTATGATTGAGGAATTTATGAAGAATAAAGATTATGCTGAGTTACTACAAGTTCATTTAAAAAGGATTGGGAAAGAGCAAAGTGTTGATATAGTAAGATACTTGTTAGAAGGTATGAAAATTGTTAATAATCCTCTTCCATTATATCAGATTTTAACTTTATTAGTTATTCTGTCGCCTGTTATTATTTATTTTGGTCATGGCTTTGGAGTACTTCTATTGATTGCGTTAGTTATGATAAATGGCATGGTTTATTCTAATACTAAATCCAAGATATTTGAGGAAATGATGGTATTTGAGAATATATCGAAATTATTAAGATGTGTAAATGAAATAATAAAAGAGGATGGCGATAACCCTACTTTTGACTTTTCTAAATTAAAAGAACTTTATGATAAAGTAAAAAATATATATAGAAATGTAGGTTCAATTGAATTTTTAGAAAAAGCGGCAGCTGGAGGTGACTCAACCGGAATATTGAGTTTTCTCAACATGTTATTATTAATAGAAGTAAGAAGCTTTTACAAATCAATTGATTTAATGAATAAATATAAAGGGGAATTACTTGATTTATATATTGAACTTGGCAAAATAGATGCGTATATTGCATTAGCATCGTACAAGGATAGCTTAAAGTACTACACAAAACCATCATTGTCGAAAAAGAAGCCATATTTCCTTAGGGCTTTGGACCTATATCATCCACTTCTTAGTGACCCCGTGCCGAATTCCATCGAGGTAAGCGCTAGAGGAATCCTTTTGACAGGTTCAAATGCATCTGGTAAGTCCACATTTTTAAAGACTATTGGTATAAATGCAATTTTCGCCCAAACTTTTAATACTGTACTTGCAAAAGAATATTCATCAAGCTATTTTAATGTGATGACATCTATAGGCACCCTTGACAATATAATTGGCGGTGACAGCTATTTCATGGTTGAAGCAAAATCCCTTAAGAGGATAATAGACACACTCAATGATGATGTCACTGTTTTATGTATACTTGATGAAATTTTCAGAGGAACAAATACAATAGAGAGGATAAGCGCTGCATCAGAAGTTCTTCACTATATGATAAAGAAAAATTGTTTTGTCGTTGCCGCAACACATGATTTAGAGCTTACAAGCCTTGTCGAGGATTACTATGATAATTACCATTTTGAAGAAAATGTTGATGATAATGATGTTAAATTTAATTATCTTTTGCAAAAAGGCCCATCAAGAAGTAGAAACGCCATAAAAATACTTAAATTGCTAGGATATCCGGAAGAAATTTATAAAAACGCTATGGATAGAGCAAATGAAATTTTGTGA
- a CDS encoding D-alanine--D-alanine ligase family protein, whose amino-acid sequence MVKLNVAVLFGGQSGEHEVSKMSAKSIINNINKDKYEIYLVGITKCGEWYLYKGDVEKIETDEWKKEAIPVVIGPSTKYKGILTLKDGKYEFYPIDVVFPVLHGPNGEDGTVQGLLELLEVPYVGPNVLSSSLCMDKIFSKRLFKESGIPTPDFTIVYRNELNDINKKDEIFNRVSGIGYPCFIKPANMGSSVGITKVHNENELYDALKLAAKYDRKIIVEQGIDAREIECAVLGNENPEASIAGEILPAHEFYDYDAKYYDEASKLFIPAPIPDVKMEEIRDLAVKAFVALDCRGMARVDFLMDKNTGKVYLNELNTIPGFTKISMYPKLWEATGKPYPVLIDELIELAISANKEKCTNW is encoded by the coding sequence ATGGTAAAATTAAATGTGGCGGTTTTATTTGGAGGACAATCAGGCGAGCATGAGGTATCGAAAATGTCTGCAAAATCGATTATAAATAATATAAATAAAGATAAGTATGAAATTTATTTGGTTGGAATAACAAAATGCGGAGAATGGTATTTATACAAGGGAGATGTTGAAAAAATTGAAACCGATGAGTGGAAGAAAGAAGCCATACCTGTTGTTATCGGACCATCAACAAAATATAAGGGAATATTAACATTAAAAGACGGCAAATATGAATTTTATCCGATAGATGTCGTATTTCCTGTCCTTCATGGACCGAATGGTGAAGATGGTACAGTTCAAGGGCTTTTGGAGCTACTTGAAGTGCCGTATGTTGGTCCGAATGTACTGTCATCTTCATTGTGTATGGATAAAATATTTTCTAAGAGGCTTTTTAAAGAATCGGGCATACCAACACCTGATTTTACAATAGTTTATAGAAATGAATTAAATGATATAAATAAAAAAGATGAAATATTTAATAGAGTATCAGGGATTGGATATCCTTGTTTTATAAAGCCTGCAAATATGGGTTCCAGCGTTGGCATTACAAAAGTTCATAATGAAAATGAATTATATGATGCCTTGAAATTAGCAGCAAAATATGATAGAAAAATAATTGTAGAGCAGGGAATTGATGCAAGGGAGATAGAATGTGCTGTTCTTGGCAATGAAAATCCTGAAGCATCTATTGCAGGTGAAATATTGCCGGCACACGAATTTTATGATTACGATGCAAAATATTATGATGAAGCATCTAAGTTATTCATTCCTGCACCGATACCAGATGTAAAAATGGAGGAAATAAGAGATTTAGCAGTAAAGGCGTTTGTTGCACTAGACTGTAGGGGTATGGCGCGAGTAGACTTTTTGATGGACAAAAATACAGGTAAAGTATATTTAAACGAGTTAAATACGATACCAGGTTTTACAAAAATAAGTATGTATCCAAAACTATGGGAAGCGACGGGAAAGCCTTATCCTGTTTTGATTGATGAACTTATTGAGCTTGCAATATCTGCTAATAAAGAGAAGTGTACAAATTGGTAA